The Dysidea avara chromosome 13, odDysAvar1.4, whole genome shotgun sequence genome includes a region encoding these proteins:
- the LOC136243549 gene encoding ribonuclease H2 subunit C-like, with protein sequence MSSEDVVTVDIPVDDKGDSTVVHLMPCGIDTKNDNGVAEAKVNCYFTSTIKEESPNVFRASFRGRPLHGALVTLPDNYKGVVLKEQGTAVAGVTYNTVGHFSSLYYWNLDKNISQDDPVHRCLQWTKLSNAIHQKV encoded by the exons ATGTCAAGTGAGGACGTCGTTACGGTAGATATACCGGTAGACGACAAAGGAGATTCGACGGTGGTGCATTTAATGCCCTGTGGAATAGATACCAAAAATGATAACGGTGTCGCTGAAGCCAAAGTGAATTGCTATTTTACTTCTACGATCAAGGAGGAAAGTCCAAATG TTTTCAGAGCTTCCTTCAGAGGCAGACCATTACATGGAGCACTAGTGACACTACCAGACAACTACAAAG GAGTCGTGTTAAAAGAACAAGGTACAGCAGTCGCAGGTGTCACATACAACACAGTAGGACATTTCTCATCACTTTACTACTGGAATCTTGACAAGAACATTTCACAAGATGACCCCGTTCATCGTTGTCTACAGTGGACTAAACTATCTAATGCT ATCCATCAGAAAGTGTAA